A stretch of DNA from Telopea speciosissima isolate NSW1024214 ecotype Mountain lineage chromosome 5, Tspe_v1, whole genome shotgun sequence:
TCACAGCAACTGAGTCCCCTAAACGCAAGTCAGCTGCATGTCTCATAGCCCCATAGGCAGTGAAAACTGCACAACCCAAAATAGCTGACTCTGTATATGGCAATGAGTTTGGAAGAACTGATAATGCATGTGCTGGAACAACACAGTATTCTGCAAGTCCTCCCATACTATACATGTACACTGGTTTTCCTACATaatatgacaaaaaaaaaatttagttaaAAGCCAAATGCATTTTTTGTAGACACTGGGCATAACAATGTAAGGTCAATGTACTATTATTCTTGTCTGCAGTTACAAATATAACAATAGTCAACAGAAAAGACAATAAAGGGAGACGCTAcaaaagcaagcaagcaagcagATATATAGCGTGACAGAAACAGAAAGTAGGAGCAGGCAGGGataaagagagagggagggacaAAACGTTAACACCAAGAACTGCCTATTGTGTGTGGTATACCAACTGTTAAGAGCACAAATATCATGTATGTTTGTATGCAACCTTTTCTGTAAACTGGTATATTCTTGACCATATCCACTTCACAATCTTTATATTCTGCTTAAACAAAAAGTTTAAGGAAAAATATCTGACCTTCACAAAAAAGTGAAGCTTTCCAAAAAACTACTATTTACTTTGAATGTCTATAATCGAAGACAAAATATTGTATCAGACCATGATATGGTATTTTGATTGCTTAAGTACATAAAATGAATGAAACATGTTAAGATTATAACTACATGTAACCACGGTAGGAGTCCTCCTCCTAACGTGgattcctttttccttattatctctctctttcttatctttttctattcttctatTTAGCTTTCGTACTTAGATTAGGATCGTAAGTCGACTCTAGTAGTTTAGGGTATGTATGGTAACCTTTCAAAAAATGGATTCTGGCGTTTTTTCTGATTCTGAGGGCAGAATTGAATCAAATTATGTATGGTTTGTCCGGTCCGTTTCTGTGATTCTTTGAAACGGACCGGATGATATAATGAATTCTGGCAAGcttttgagaaacaccaaaatggaGTTTCTCCATTCTAAGAATTGATTTTATGAAAAATTGGGTAGACTTAGGACGACTTAAGTTAGAGGGGCATTTTTTGGAATTTTCCCtcaaaacataacaaaaccTAACCTAAAACGGCTTTACCCTCTCCATCTCTCAAATGAAGAACACTGTGCCTCTCCATCTCTCCAACGAAGAACACTGCCAGCCCTCTTCTCTCCATCGTTTCAGCCTCTGTTCGAACGAAGGGAAAAGCTCTGATTTATCAAAGCTTGGATCATctgcatctccttcaactcaagtaatgtttcctttcttcttcatctgtaCTTCTActactatttctcttcttcttcttctttttgtgatctagggtttaaaaccTTAGATCACAAAAACGAAATTAAAACACCGTCTATAAATTGATCTCTCTTTGAGAATCCTCCTCTGTATTTAAAGTAGAAATTAAGGGCAGGACAGAGGttgcttgtgtttttttttgcccctcttttttttcttcctcctcttgtgttttttttccccttcttttttggttggaattcattaaaaaaaattcttttcttaAAGTAGAAATGAAGGGCAGGACAGAGGAGCCCAATCACAGGTGAAGAggctttctttctctcattgtTAAAGCATTGGCCCATTTGAAAATCAACCTGGATTGTTTTCGTAGGGGATTAGGCTTATGAGAACCAAAAATAGCATTGTTTCGGGCCAACCAAATGAAGTAAAAAATACAGCAAGAACAGATAATAACATCTGCTTTCATTCTTATCAATAGGACAAGTAGCAACAAAGGATTTAAACAGTTCAAGAATGGACGATGATTGAAGGCGTTCAGTCCTTAAACCTAGTGCTCCAGCAGCTAGGATCCTTTTCGCAAATTCACAAGAGAACAAAATATGCCACTCAGTTTTAATTTCAGTCTTACAAAAACTACAGTAAGGATCAACAGGAAGGATATAGGATAAGTTTAGATCGAGTTTGGATTCGACTGggtccattaaaaaaaaaaaccacaaaactTTGGATGTATCTTTAGATGTCAAATATAATTCCAAAAACTGGCAAAACCTGGCCTCAAACTCATACCATCATGGATCTTAGTAAACCATTTAGCAGCAATTTTTGTAGAAAACTTCCCAGTCTTACTAAGAGGGAAAAACCAACCATCAATGGCAATCCATACatgtttctgtttctctgtATAGCATAatcaattttttaccatacaacatttgttggtacagaattactccaaaaattcagaaacagaaaaaatcgattctgacccagaatcaattttttgaatCAAAATGGTTACCATACATACCCttagtttgtttctattttcttttccttgtattttcctAGTCTGAGTAGGAAGGCCCCTGTAATGTGTCTACCATATAAATAAGATTGGAAAGAGGGAGGCTGCCATCGGTTGTTGAACTCTCTGACAGcctctttttcccttcttcctcaaCTTCTTCTCTCAGTTCTGCGGGTTCTCTATTCTGATAATTGTCACATggtatggtatcagagcactaaACCAGTAACACCTTCCTCTCAAATCCTAGTTTGATTGTTCTTTCTCAACAAAGCTTTGATCCTTGGTCGCGGCAACTATAAGCTGCCTACCTGCTTCAAGTTGCCCTAGTTATTGACAACTATGAATTAAACTAGGTCATTCCTCTATGTCTACATTTCTGGCGATGAAGAACATGGTTTTCTGAAGATCGACATCAAGTTATGAAACCTGCGGCTACTTTTTCATGGAATTTCTGAGATCTGCAATTACTCTTTTATCAGCCATCTGATACTGCTCTCATTTTGAGGATTACTTAGACTATATCTAAGGCCAATTCGATCCACTTTTCATTGGATTTCACTGGTCTGATTCTCTGCAACTTGTCTTCTCCAGATGCTCTGTTTTTAGGGCTATTTTGAATTCTCTGCTTCCTGCAATCAATTTTAATCTCACCATTCAATTTGGTTAAGATTTTGGGAACTCATTCCCTTACTTCAGACTCTCCTTCGATCATCTTTTAGGTCTATCAGACCTGTTTTTGATCCCGAGATTTGAAATTACCCAAATCTGGGTGTTGTTCCTACCGGCTACTGGTTATCACCtacaagctgctgctgctgctgctgctgctgctggtaTTCTAGTACTGATTCCTTTAATTCCACTGAATGTGAACAACTCGGTGAATGTTATCTTTGATTCCCGTTCTACCTACTTGCATGATGGCTGGTCCAAAGGCTCCAATAGATTCTGTTCATGTTCAGACCACCAATATTAAATTGAAATGGTGTGTCCAATTACATGCTGTCGTCTCAAGCTGTTACGGTCTACATTCATGCCAAAGGGAATATGAAGTACCTAACTGAAGATCCTCCCACAGTTGAGACCAAAGATCCCGCTTCTCTCACGGCATATGAAGATTGGATGCGTGAGAATTCCAAATTTAAGATTTGATTGTGGAACAGCATTGACCATACTATAGCTGCTAACGTCAAGTTTCATAATACTGCGAAAGGAGTTTGGAATGATCTGAAAGAAAGCTTTTCTCAAGAGAAAAATATTTCTCGAACTTATGAATTGTACGAGAAATTATTCAATTGTAAACAAGGTGACAAATCTTTGAATGAATACTTTAGCAACTACAAAAGTATCATTGAAGCACTTCAGGTACTCCAACCTCTCACCACAAATTTAGAACAGCTAAAACTCCAACGAGATGAATTTCATGTTGTCAAGTTCTTGGTTGGTTTGCTTCCCAAGTATCAATCTATTAAGAGTCAGCTCCTGGCTTGTGAAAAAAGTACATTCACTGAATGAGACATTCACTCATCTTCAACAAACATCTATTGCTTCCAAAAGTGAACCTCCCCCATCTCCCAAAGAAGGTTTAGCCTTTACTACTAGTAGAGGCCATGGGTCATCTGGAGGAGGTCGTGGCCAAGGTACTGGTGGTCGTGGCACAGGTGGCCAATCTTTTGACTAAGGTTCTCGACAGTGCTCCTATTGTGGCAAGCAAAATGATACTGCTGATACATGTTTGGCCAAACATGGACGTCCTGAATGATGAACTGGTCAATTCTGCTATAACTGATAACTCTACTAAGCAAGCACCTATTGTGGATACTCCATCTACCTCTTCTTCCACTGTGTCTGTTCCTCGAGATGATTACAATCAGATCCTCAACGACTGCAACAGCTTGAGGCAGCTACCACTTCCACAGCCACTCTAGCTCATAAAGGTAACTCAGCTTTATTTACTACAACTACTACTACGACTACTCCATGGATCATTGATTCCGGAGTTTCCTCTCACATGACTGGAAAGACCAATTTATTTTCATCTATTACTGAATCTCGACAATTTTCTTCTGTTATTCTTGTTGATGGTTCCTCTACCAAGGTGACATGTCATGGCACtgtttctcctacctcttccaTGACACTGTCATCTATTCTTCATGTTCCACATTTACCATTAAATCTCTTATCTGATAGCCAACTTATTAAAGCACTTAACTGTTTTGTTACTTTCtatccttcccattgtgtttttccgGACCATCAGACAACGAAGATGATTGGTAGCGGGGTTGAACAGGCAGGTCTTTACTATCTAGATGGCACAAGACCTTCTGCTGCAGCTACTACACTTACTGGTGGTTCATCTCTTCTTCAGTGGCATCATCGTCTGGGCCATCTATCTTTATCCAAGCTTCAGCTTATGGTTCCCAGTTGCAAGTAAGTTACCCGTCTCGAATGTGAAGCCTGTGAATTAGGAAAACATCAGCAATCGTCATTTCCCTCTAGGAGTATGTTTAGAAATCCATCTTTGTTTtatttagttcattcagatatCTGGGGATCATGCCGTGTCCGGAATAGATTtggttttcattactttgttaCTTTGTGGATGATTACTCCTGCTCAACGTGGATTTACATGTTAAAGGATCGGTCTGAATTTAttacaattttcaaaaaaaaatcacattgaaataaaaactcagtttgatactttaattaaaaattttagatCTGATAATGCACTTGAGTATGTTCAAAAAGAAATATCACATTGTTGTTATGATAATGGcatgattcatcaaactagttgttcttatacccctcaacaaaatggggtagctgaaCGTAAAAAATTGGCACTTATTAGAAGTTGCACGATCTCTTATGATCCACATGCAGGTTCCCAAACATTTCTGGTGTGATGCTATTCTTGGTGCATGTTTTCTCATAAATAGGATGCCTTCTTCTGTCTAGATAACAAGTCTCCTTTCTCCATAAGAATCGGCACTTATTAGAAGTTGCACGAATCTCCTACCTAGAGCAACTCAAAGCCGAGAACTTCAGTCCCAAACCATTGACCTGCTGTGAGATTGAACCAGAGATTGTTAATGGTTCGGCAGACCATTGCCAAGCTCTGTTGCAGGCTCCTCAGTTGGCTTACTAACTTGTTGTTTCTGATGAATACCAACTGGAGTCAATAAAGCTTTGGTGAGCGATACCTCTTCTGAAATTTCAGGCCATTTGAAGATCCTATGAGAAAGTTCCTCCATCTACAAACCCTTCCTCTTCCCGCTGGCTCCTGTACGATGGctagaggttgaagacaacctcccTTAATAAGTAATAAAACCATTACTGCTTATTTCCAAAATACCCCCCTTTCTTCCTTATTTCTGTTTGTccctcattttattttataccAAATCTACCCCTGGTCAAtatattttaaaccttcttgTATCCTCTTCCTCATTAGCTACCAAACAACCCTTTCATATTCTGGCTAATTAAGGTCCTGCCGCACCCCTTGTAACTTCGAAATATTTATGGTCCAGCCATTACCTTCCTACTATTGGCTATTGTGCACTTGTGTGGACCCATAGCGAACCCaaacagggttttttcaaaCCAGGGATCACATCACCTATGACCTGTGCATGTATTTATAGACTCTGCTAGCCAGTAGCAAGATAGAATAAGGACTGAATTAATGGTAAGCTTTatccaaaagaaataataataataatagtagaGATAGATTCCCTAATACACTACAAGACTGACTCATAGAGATAGGATacaataagaataaataaataagataaagCTGAGCTGGATTGCAAACACCAGCCCTTGTCCAACTgaagataaaattaaataataaaaataagtaaaataaagATCTACTACTAAGACTCCAATTTTTCCAATCAACTGACTAGCTTGTAGTGCCCTAAGAGAGTAAGAAGCTGAAGTGTTTCAACAGTTCTGGGCACTGAAGTGATCCAGTCAACTGGACAAAGTTTTTTGTTCCAGGTCTGACCAAGCCAACAGCATAAAGCTTGCTAACCAGCGgatcttcttccttttgttcCTCTGATCTGCATCACAGATAGGTCTGTCATACCTGTGCAGCAGGATCTGACTGATTGAATGGGAAATTGCGTTTGGAATTTAAGCAAGGAGATACTGAGTAATGGCTGGAatgagaaccaaaaaaaaaaaaaaggtagtgTGGATTAGCTGTTGGACATAGAATTAGGATACAGAAAAGTTAGCACAAGGAAAATGAACAAGTGGAGAAGAAGCAGATGAAAATATAGAGAAATATAAAGAGAGAAACTTAATAGATTCCTTCAGTTGTTACAGGACAATGGCTACAAGCACTTCTGCTCAATTTCATTCAACAGTCAAACCAAAGCAAATTGGGCTTATAAGCTAAAGGAACCTCCTATCCATGCAATgatattaaaagacaaaaagacTCTGACCACTTTGATGGACTCGCTAACCTTGCACCAAATTAATTCACCAAAAGAAAATCTTCTAGGACTTAAAACTCTAAACAATTAACAAAACTAAACTTTCTATAACAAATACTTGACTTAACATAGCGAAAACCTCTTAAGATAAACTGCAATGAAGATTAACTAACACCTAAGATACTAGGAATTTGGGTCTGGGACTCAAGACAGCACTCTCTTAAGGAAAAAATCGTAATGAAGAAAAACTAATACCTAAGTTACCAGTAATTAAAGGAGTGGGACTCAAGATAGCTGTCCTGCTATACCACAAAGAAACCCTATCAATAGTGGTCTCCTCATCCATGCTGGAACCTGGTTGAACCTCATCAATCAAGGACCAGTTAGCTGTCTAAAGTGAAGGTGGTCTTGGTGCATTCTTCATAACTAATCATTGATTCCAAGAAGCTACTTCAGTTTGCCTGTTGCTGAACTTGATCATCTCCATCTTCCAATAAAGTCAACTGTCATCAGTTAGAAATATATTACCTAAAGAAGAAGTAAGCACTTATTCCATAAAATATAACatttaaaatgataaatttaATAATTCACTACCGTTTCGAAAATATCCTGCAGGAAAGACCCCTCAAAGACCTCAGAATCCCTAGTCATGATCAAAACCCCAGTAGCACAATCACTCACATGTGCATGTGTAGCTTTGTAACTGGCTTAACCATTTTAAATTCTAGGGAACCATGATTGACTTAACAAAATAGAATAATATTTATGGTCCTAAATGGGATGAAAATTATATGCCTAGTACAAAAATAACTTTTCTATATGAATATCCAACTGCTTATAGGCCTGGTATTGACAAATATAACAGTGATCATTCTGCtgaatatattatatttaattaTAGTAATATACATGATTAAAAACTATAAAACTACAAAGAAATTTCTCAAAGTATGTACCTATTTTTACAGGCCTGTATGTGTAAGTACTGAAAAGCTCACAAGTACAGATCTTTTTGTACAAGAGGTACGATGTACTTCACACATTGACATGTATGTCAAATTCCATACAAGTTGTCTAAACTCTAAAAGTAATACACCGTATCATGACCTTATGGACTTGTTTATCACACAGGTCAATAAGATGTGGTAAGACAAGCCTGAATAAATGAGGGTTTATCAGCTTGAGTGTTTGTAATACTTGGGAgttgggataaaaaaaaattgtcagaAAATGAATAAATACCATTGTTGCGGAGGAATAACCGGGTTTCACCATCATACAGTGTTCCTTTTGCACGATTGTAAGCAAAGAAAGCTTCGCACAGATCTTCTTGACCCTGTTTTCATTACAATATTAGTGATTCAAAATTTGTCCTAGAAGAGTAGTTGGAGATGATTAGATAAGTATATCATATAAGAAGTGTAAGTAAACAATGAAGGATGAATAAATGGAAAATAAAGCAAGGGAAGTTATCAGTGATGTCACCTTCACACAATAGGAACAGTTACCACAAGGCATTATGAAGGCTCCTATTACATGAGCTCCAACAGGAAACCTAAAATTCACAgacaaaatttatatattttgattTCTCTCATATCAAGATCTAATAATGGCAACATAATATTTTGACCAAAATCTGATATAGAAAGAAGCAGTTTAACCATTTAAACGGTGACTAAGACCCTTCACAGTTTGGGTGAAGCCCTAGACCAGATTAACCTAAAGGACTTCCTCCAGTGCTAAAGCTATTTCACCAGGGAAGTCATACCATAAAACCATCGAATAATCTGGTTCCAGGACAATCCAAATCCATGCAGTGAAACTGGTTAACACCTTCAACCAAGCTATATGAAACATTTAATATTCCAGGATGAAAATAGCTAAATTAACAACCACAAAAGGTCCTCCCATATAATTTAGAATGTTAAGCTTTTGTAGGGTTACTATTTTATGTATTATTAAAGAAGAGGGTCAGGTttggaaagaggaaaagaattCAGAAGATCTGGTAAACAGAGGGACAGTCCAGGTTTGAGAGCTTTATTGGAACATCATAAAAGCTTATTATACTCCAGGGATCTACTTTCCAtggtttgaagaagaacctTGCCTTTTTATGACTCATCATATTCTTTAATATACCAGTGCTCATGTCTGATCGAGATTGTTTTCAGATTGACTGAACCATTATTTGGAAAGGTGAAGATGTTATGTGGACTAAGGTATATAATTGTTCTCCAATtgggaaatatatatatatatgggagaaagaacgctacctggccGTGTACGGTGCGCGTTCCCTGCGCTTAGGCACAGGGGCTTGTGAAATGACCAcagtgttaagaaaacaacacccagaagtggcgatttgcagaagaaaacgaaaaatagagaagacagACAACGCACAACACcaaggatttacatggttcaccgTCAAGATGAAAGCTACGTCCACGGTCGAACAACAGAacagatttcactatctttgaaatgttacaaaacctctcttCCAGCCCTCCTAGAgaaaagaacattatatagggaAGCCCTAACCCAGAAAGTACAGAATTACCCCTAGAGCCCAAAAAATGACCAACTAGTCAAGGTCGGaccaaaactaaacatatgtcgaaatacatatcgtttcgaaggtctcgacgagCTCTACACAACACACAGCCTCCGGCAATGATGTATCCGCTTTTTAGGCCATCCGAGATCGTTTCGAGGCCAAAATGGCCCTCCGAAGATCCTCCGAACCACTTTTTGGAccgaaatcaggcttcaccaataacacaccagcccccatggaaaggtggaaattcccGAGCGTGCGGCAGTCATTCCACGcacccctgtgtctgggtgcaggggcaGCACCGCACGcgcccaggtagcgttctctttccctatgcACATCACCTATTTGAGTTGATTTTTTTCCTGGTACCATAAGCTATGCTGAAATTAACAGACCACCATGCTCCTACTTTCATTAACAATGTGGACATTTACTGATTTGAAAATCTTTTCCACATTTCCAATACATCGAATTTTTCTACCCAAATTTATTCATAGATATCTTCAAATCACCAGCATATTTTCAATACATCTTATTTTTCTACACATGttttatacatacatacatataataTGAATCATCCAAATAAACCAAGCAAATAAAAGGCACTAACAACGGATGATCATATTTTCCATAAGACACACCATACCTCCTTATAATTTCACGATCTGTATGGAGCCCATGTTCAACGACTTCTCCAGTTATTTCGTGGCCCACAACGCAAGGGCTTGCAAATGGAAGTTCACCCTTAATGACATGAAGATCAGAGTGACATACTCCACAGGCTGCATCAATAATTCAGGATTAAATGGCCATTAACTTACCATGATAGataaattaccttttttttttcttttattttttttttggggggggggggggatattgACAGATGAGTTACTCAGTCCTTGAAACTGACCAAGAACACCAACACAACTATTCAAGCAAatttaaccccaaaaaaaatcccaaatgaaTAATGACTGTATTCCGCTCAACTAGATGCCTTCACCTGTCTATATCTGGATATGGTGCTATTCTAAGGGAAATGGGTGATAGTACAATGGTTCAAAATGCGTTCCATCAGAGATCGTTCAACTAGAGCTATATGCTCTACATCATGAGCTTCTGATAGTAATGACAAGCAGTTCATAAAACATTCCATAAGATACTACTCCCAATTTTGATACTTTTAAGATTCTACGTTCTTGGAAGGAAGCGAATTGATGAGCTGCCACTACATACAAGTGACTCACATGCCTTCTTTTCAggaattttaaagaaaaaatgagacAAGCAACCGAATGTAacggatttttgttttttttccctaatttcaTTTCAGGATGATTCAAGACTGACAAGAATActatccaaaaaagaaaaaaaaaaaatagaacaaaacaTAGATAAGAAGACTGTAGTCAGGAACGTGGAATTTAATGACAAAGAATAAATCGGAATTGAAGCAAAGACTTTTTTCATTAACTAAATCTATCTTTTGTGGGCGATCCCTCGTTAATTCTATCAGAGGAACAAATGGAGATATGGGATTCATTGAGTCGAACGATAGGAAATACTCACCTTTGGTTTTGATAAGAACTTCACCAACTTTGGGACGAGGCATTTGAAACTCTTCAATGGTGAGAGGTTTGCCGGGCTCCCAGAAGACTGTTCCACGCATGAAAGAAGGTCCCCCGCTCAAATGGTATCCGCTTGCATCGATTTTCTCAGAGTTAGAGCTTGTGGTGGTTGAGATGCCATGGCTGCTAGATCTCCACCGTGAACAAGAATCCGATGATACCTCGAAGCGTTTCGAGATGAGATTACGGGTGCTGTTGCAGCTGCGTCTAATCAGAGAgcgagagatggagaagaaagcCATTGCCGAATCACTAGCACTTAGCAGAGCAGCGGAGTCGTTACTTGTCTTGAGATTCTCGAATTTTATATGTCAATTTGATCAATTTGCCGGCCCGTCCTAAATGATGGAACTGCTAAAAGGCTAGAATGGATTAGACTAAAAAGGCCACTGACTCACTAAGGATTAAGGATTGGATGCGGAACCCACATAAGTTTTGACTCAGTTTATGAGTCCAAATGTCCAATAGAGGACCGTTGATTTTAAGAATAAAAGTTTTCCTGCTTGTCTGGACCGTTGAAAAGTACATTCTAATCCCGCAAACCTAACCCATTCGGACAACTACGCCAAATGTATGGGTGggcatatgtttttttttggtgttttttcaCAAAAAGGCATGtattagtgcacggtatcggcaTGGGTATCCATCAATTTTAAAAACGATATCAGATCAGTATTGGCACAGATCGGTTATATCAGACAAATTTGTCCTTAAATCTTAtttaaaaatatgttttttaatcattttactCTTTGTCCGTACCATACCACCAATACGGTATCGACACATTATCAAGATTAATCACTTGCAAAATCAATACGTATCACCTGATATGAGCGATACGATAACGATACCTCTAACCATGGTCAGGAGAGCATATTTTGTTGTGCCACAACTAAGGTTGATAACTTGATATGGCAAATTCAACGGTTGGATAGTTAGGGAGTTGCCTACCGGCCACTAACACATTTCAGCATCAGATTTGATCATTTGCCCTTTCATCTGTATACATGAACCCCTTTTCATAATTCCATGTAACTTCTTTATAGTTCtaaattttttaatgatttGGTTTAGAAAGTAAGTTCTCAGTGAGAGTGTATCATCTACGTTTAGACACAGAGAAGTGCAAAATGACTACCCTCCACCACGAATGACAAAAATCCCACCCTCCAAAATACCAACATCTATACTCTCATTGACCTCGTGCACGTGCAGAGGCCACATTTCCCCGTAAAGaagggcgaaatgactgccctcCACCACAAATGACAAAAATCCCACCCTCCAAGATACCAACATCTGTGCTCTCATTGACCTCGTGCATCCACAGAGGCCACATTTCCCCGTAAAGaagggcgaaatgactgccctcCACCACAAATGACAAAAATCCCACCCTCCAAGATACCAACATCTGTGCTCTCATTGACCTCGTGCACCCACAGAGGTCACATTTCCCCGTAGAGaagggcgaaatgactgccctcCACCACAAATGACAAAAATCCCACCCTCCAAGATACCAACATCTGTGCTCTCATTGATCTCGTGCATGCGCAGAAGCCACATTTCCCCGTAGAGAACATCAATCCTTTGTTTTATTATGTGATCAATTCCATTtatgctgaaatttgacatattacAAATGACATTGCTTCCCTTTCCAAACGGCCTATGTAGGAATCCCATATTTTGAATcatgaaatttgaatttgaaaacctATATATACTCGTTGTGAACCTATTTTGCGCATAATGAAAACCACTCAGCAAATGAAGTTTTATCGGAAGTGCTGAAAGGgattgaaaacaaagaaagaaagcgaCTCTGGATAATGATGATAGTTCAAAAGAGACGGGGTAGAAATCCTCTAAGAGGAGGAGATAGATCACCTACCAATGGACAAGAAAAGTGATGACCGTTGCCAATATTTTACTGTGTTTTTAAGAATAGGTGAACAAGTGGGCGCCTAGAGGGCGGCCCAAAGGTCGGGGTGAGTGCAGGGGTAGATTAGAGAATTTCATCAATTGATCAAAACCCAAAGCATGCTTTGATAAGACATGCTAAACTGCAACAGCAAATCAGGGGACCCACGACAATATTTTACTTGAAAGGGAGAGaaataagaaaacaagaagaagagaaaaggacaaaTCTTGGCAGGGCAGGGAGTTACAGGGTGTAATTATTTTCTAAACTGAGTTTTATAATTCGGGTTTTATAAAACCTTAGTCCAACCGCTGAGTCTTCCTAGCTAGGCCCAAGCTCGGCCTgaaccctaactcagggcctgaaaaattcAATCCTGATCCACCCTCAGGGTGAGGTTAGGCTGACCTCAATAAACCCTAATCATggggagggagaagaaaatgcaTGGGATGGAATGGGCCAAGgtgaaaattatcaattttatataaaataaatttatttaaaatgtATTGTATCAcctattatcttcatatataatatat
This window harbors:
- the LOC122662446 gene encoding alcohol dehydrogenase, which produces MAFFSISRSLIRRSCNSTRNLISKRFEVSSDSCSRWRSSSHGISTTTSSNSEKIDASGYHLSGGPSFMRGTVFWEPGKPLTIEEFQMPRPKVGEVLIKTKACGVCHSDLHVIKGELPFASPCVVGHEITGEVVEHGLHTDREIIRRFPVGAHVIGAFIMPCGNCSYCVKGQEDLCEAFFAYNRAKGTLYDGETRLFLRNNGKPVYMYSMGGLAEYCVVPAHALSVLPNSLPYTESAILGCAVFTAYGAMRHAADLRLGDSVAVIGVGGVGSSCLQIARAFGASEIIAVDVQDEKLDNAKKLGATHTVNAAKEDAVDKIKEITGGMGVDVAVEALGKPQTFVQCSQSVKDGGKAVMIGLAPSSSIGEVDINRLVRRQVKIIGSYGGRARQDLPKLVKLAETGIFNLNAAVSRKCTFEEAAKAYQDLDKGCIVGRAVVEIM